A genomic segment from Lignipirellula cremea encodes:
- a CDS encoding SDR family oxidoreductase, giving the protein MKSDLFNLENETAVVVGGTGVLGGGMAEALAAQGARVAIIGRNEERGQQRVATIEAAGGTAFFQAADAMDRDSLCRARDQIVSRFDTVSVLVNATGGNRPDATLPPGSDFCQLPLEAWRAVFDLNLVGGALSPSQVFGEGMVGAGRGSIINIASMAGMIPLSRVVAYSAAKAAVINLTKFLAREWAEKGVRVNAISPGFFPAEQNRALLFTEDGGYTERGGQIVGHTPMARFGKPEELDGAVVWLASSRASSFVTGQNIVVDGGFSSVTI; this is encoded by the coding sequence ATGAAATCTGATCTGTTTAATCTGGAAAATGAAACGGCCGTTGTGGTCGGCGGCACCGGCGTGCTGGGCGGCGGTATGGCCGAAGCCCTGGCTGCGCAAGGGGCCCGCGTCGCCATTATTGGCCGGAACGAAGAACGCGGACAGCAGCGGGTCGCCACGATCGAAGCCGCCGGCGGGACGGCTTTTTTCCAGGCGGCCGACGCCATGGACCGGGACTCGCTCTGCCGGGCCCGCGACCAGATTGTGTCCCGGTTTGATACGGTAAGCGTGCTGGTCAACGCGACCGGCGGCAACCGGCCCGATGCGACGCTGCCGCCTGGCAGCGATTTTTGCCAGTTGCCGCTGGAAGCCTGGCGGGCCGTGTTCGATTTGAACCTGGTCGGCGGCGCGCTGTCGCCCAGCCAGGTCTTTGGCGAAGGGATGGTCGGCGCCGGGCGGGGCAGCATTATCAATATCGCTTCCATGGCCGGCATGATCCCGCTGTCGCGCGTGGTGGCCTATTCGGCCGCTAAAGCGGCCGTGATCAACCTCACCAAATTCCTGGCCCGGGAATGGGCCGAAAAAGGGGTGCGGGTCAACGCCATCAGCCCCGGCTTTTTCCCGGCCGAACAGAACCGGGCGCTGCTGTTCACCGAGGACGGCGGCTACACCGAACGCGGCGGGCAGATCGTCGGCCACACGCCCATGGCGCGGTTCGGCAAACCGGAAGAGCTTGACGGCGCCGTCGTCTGGCTGGCTTCGTCCCGTGCTTCCTCGTTTGTGACGGGCCAGAACATTGTGGTCGACGGCGGTTTCTCCTCGGTCACCATTTAG
- a CDS encoding sugar phosphate isomerase/epimerase family protein, whose translation MMKSAVTVSLVEEARGGPFVFWDGLPAACARAAELGYDAIEIFAPGPDTVDAGELNGLLNQHNLKVAAVGTGAGMVKHGLKLTDPDPAQRTAAREFIRSMIDFGAPYEAPAIIGSMQGRWGGELDLAAALALLAEALEDLGPYAEKAGAPLIYEPLNRYETNLIKTVADGVAFLKTLTTRNVLLLADLFHMNIEEADLAAAVRAGQGYIGHVHFVDSNRQAMGLGHMDFAPIAAALKETGYDGYLSAEAFPLPDADTAAVKTIEAFQRYFRD comes from the coding sequence ATGATGAAATCTGCAGTGACCGTGAGCCTGGTCGAGGAAGCTCGCGGCGGCCCCTTTGTATTCTGGGATGGACTGCCGGCCGCTTGCGCCCGGGCGGCCGAACTGGGCTACGACGCCATCGAGATTTTCGCCCCCGGTCCCGATACGGTCGACGCGGGCGAACTGAACGGCCTGTTGAACCAGCACAATTTAAAGGTAGCCGCGGTCGGCACCGGAGCCGGCATGGTGAAGCACGGCCTGAAACTGACCGATCCGGATCCGGCCCAGCGGACGGCCGCCCGCGAGTTCATCCGGTCGATGATCGACTTTGGCGCTCCTTACGAGGCCCCGGCCATCATTGGTTCCATGCAAGGCCGCTGGGGCGGAGAGCTGGATCTGGCCGCCGCCCTCGCGCTACTGGCGGAAGCGCTGGAGGACCTGGGGCCTTACGCCGAGAAGGCGGGCGCGCCGCTGATTTATGAGCCGCTGAACCGTTACGAAACCAACCTGATCAAAACGGTCGCCGACGGCGTCGCGTTTTTGAAAACGCTGACCACCCGCAACGTGTTGCTGCTGGCCGATCTGTTCCACATGAACATCGAAGAGGCCGACCTGGCCGCGGCGGTCAGGGCAGGGCAGGGGTACATTGGCCACGTCCACTTCGTCGATTCCAATCGCCAGGCGATGGGGCTCGGCCACATGGACTTTGCGCCGATCGCCGCTGCGTTGAAAGAAACCGGCTACGACGGCTACCTTTCGGCCGAGGCCTTTCCCTTGCCCGACGCCGACACGGCCGCGGTCAAAACGATTGAAGCATTCCAACGTTACTTCCGGGACTGA
- a CDS encoding aldo/keto reductase — protein sequence METRTLGKTGLELSIIGFGASSLGAEFGNVDLGEALRSVHVALDGGMNFIDTSPYYGRGMSEVLLGQVLPNIPRDRFLLSTKLGRYAPQHFDFSARRVAESIDISLERMKVDHLDIVLCHDIEFVDMTQVFEETLPALREQVQKGKVRFVGVSGYPMQMFKQALAQAELDVVLSYNHYTLQNDMALELIPLCAEKQVGLMNAAPFSARLLTNAALPPWHKATPQVRAIAAEAARHCHSRGVDIAQLALQFSIANPSFSTCITGTADPRQVTAWLEWAQQPLDEQLLAEVQAILQPIHNWFYVEGRPENNDPPRTVVE from the coding sequence ATGGAAACGCGAACATTGGGGAAAACCGGGCTGGAGCTGTCGATCATCGGCTTTGGAGCGTCGTCGCTTGGCGCCGAGTTTGGCAACGTCGACCTGGGCGAGGCGCTGCGGAGCGTGCATGTGGCGCTCGACGGCGGCATGAACTTTATCGATACGTCCCCCTACTATGGCCGCGGCATGAGCGAAGTGCTGCTGGGCCAGGTGTTGCCGAACATCCCCCGGGACCGCTTCCTGTTAAGCACCAAGCTGGGACGTTACGCGCCGCAGCATTTTGACTTCAGCGCCCGGCGGGTGGCGGAAAGCATCGACATTTCGCTGGAGCGGATGAAAGTCGATCATCTGGATATTGTGCTCTGCCACGATATTGAGTTTGTCGACATGACCCAGGTGTTTGAGGAGACGCTGCCGGCCCTGCGGGAACAGGTGCAAAAAGGGAAGGTGCGGTTCGTCGGCGTGAGCGGTTACCCGATGCAAATGTTCAAACAGGCGCTGGCCCAGGCCGAACTCGATGTGGTGCTGAGCTACAACCATTACACCCTGCAGAACGACATGGCCCTGGAACTGATTCCGCTGTGTGCGGAGAAGCAGGTGGGGCTGATGAACGCGGCCCCTTTCTCGGCCCGTTTGCTGACGAATGCGGCGCTTCCGCCGTGGCACAAGGCGACGCCCCAGGTGCGGGCGATCGCGGCCGAAGCGGCCCGGCATTGCCACAGCCGTGGTGTCGACATTGCCCAGTTAGCGTTACAGTTCTCTATAGCGAATCCGTCGTTTTCGACCTGTATCACGGGAACCGCCGACCCGCGGCAGGTGACCGCATGGCTGGAATGGGCGCAGCAGCCGCTGGATGAACAGCTGCTGGCCGAGGTGCAGGCCATTCTGCAGCCGATCCATAACTGGTTTTATGTCGAAGGCCGACCCGAAAATAACGACCCGCCGCGCACGGTTGTCGAATAA
- a CDS encoding RbsD/FucU family protein — translation MLKMQLIHPTILGVLGGAGHHSKVLIADGNYPASSKIGPQAELLHLNLMPGLVTCNQVLQALISAVPLEAVNTMMYETTGPYALTEDPPVWDEYRQSMQDGGLEIGLEPIEKWAFYEAVATPDHVLTIQTADQQRFANILLTIGVRMD, via the coding sequence ATGCTGAAAATGCAACTGATTCACCCCACGATTCTTGGCGTGCTGGGCGGGGCCGGCCACCATTCCAAAGTGCTGATCGCCGACGGCAACTACCCGGCTTCTTCCAAGATTGGCCCCCAGGCGGAGCTGTTGCATTTGAACCTGATGCCCGGCCTGGTAACGTGCAACCAGGTGCTGCAGGCGCTGATCTCGGCCGTGCCGCTGGAGGCCGTGAATACGATGATGTACGAAACAACCGGGCCATACGCCCTGACCGAAGATCCGCCAGTGTGGGACGAGTATCGCCAGTCGATGCAGGACGGCGGCCTGGAGATTGGCCTGGAGCCGATTGAAAAATGGGCCTTCTACGAGGCGGTCGCCACTCCCGATCATGTGCTGACAATTCAAACGGCCGATCAGCAACGCTTTGCGAATATCTTGCTGACCATCGGCGTTCGCATGGACTAA
- a CDS encoding leucine-rich repeat domain-containing protein has protein sequence MTRLFCGLLAVWGCLAALTAPAAGQSVIPDARLDAIVRKYVFEKRNNEEPLTADDLKTLSTIQGDATGVKSLDGLEHCHALLLLDLHGGQISDLQPLAELTDLQSLTLANNKISDINPLAKLTSLQYLQLAGNQVEDISVVAGFENLRTLDLTDNRVKDLKPLAKATKVWSLYLDGNQVSDLTPLSSLTWLSTLGLSRNQVKDLAPLQGSSEWKYLFLQENKIANLGELLKMAEADAAGPQRFAPFWRIYLAGNPLSDEAQQKQAEAIRKLGGRVLLEDPKK, from the coding sequence ATGACACGCCTGTTTTGCGGTTTACTCGCGGTTTGGGGATGCCTTGCTGCGCTCACGGCGCCGGCTGCTGGCCAGAGCGTCATCCCCGACGCCCGACTCGATGCGATCGTGCGGAAGTATGTGTTTGAGAAGCGGAACAACGAAGAACCGCTCACCGCCGACGACCTGAAAACCCTCTCCACCATCCAGGGGGACGCGACCGGCGTCAAAAGCCTCGACGGTCTGGAACACTGCCACGCGCTGCTGCTGCTGGACCTGCACGGCGGCCAGATCAGCGACCTCCAGCCGCTGGCCGAACTGACCGACCTGCAGTCGCTCACACTTGCGAACAACAAGATCAGCGACATCAATCCCCTCGCCAAACTGACCAGCCTGCAGTACCTGCAGCTGGCCGGGAACCAGGTCGAAGATATCAGCGTGGTCGCCGGCTTTGAGAACTTGCGCACGCTCGATCTGACCGACAACCGCGTCAAGGATCTCAAACCGCTGGCCAAAGCGACCAAAGTCTGGTCGCTGTATCTCGACGGGAACCAGGTCAGCGATCTGACGCCCCTGTCGAGCCTGACCTGGCTGTCGACGCTCGGCCTGTCGCGAAACCAGGTGAAGGATCTGGCGCCCCTCCAGGGGTCCAGCGAATGGAAGTACCTGTTCCTGCAGGAGAACAAAATCGCCAACCTGGGCGAGCTGCTGAAGATGGCCGAAGCCGACGCTGCCGGCCCGCAGCGATTTGCTCCCTTCTGGCGAATCTACCTCGCCGGCAATCCGCTTTCCGACGAGGCCCAGCAGAAACAGGCCGAAGCGATCCGCAAACTGGGCGGTCGGGTGCTGCTGGAAGATCCCAAAAAATAA
- a CDS encoding VOC family protein, translating into MKIARYLIVIPMLVAVSGVASAEEKKPAEEKAFATGVIDLGVVVSDIEASVKFYTEGIGFTEQTGFSVGGDFGRDAGLADNVPLDIRVLTLGDEAGGTKLKLMQTPGVKNKKSDNTFIHSQLGYSYITIMVTDTTQAVKRLAAIGVKPLAKGPVALPKGFPEGIYLTVVRDPDGNVVELVGPKK; encoded by the coding sequence ATGAAAATCGCTCGTTATTTGATCGTAATCCCCATGCTGGTCGCCGTTTCCGGAGTGGCGTCGGCGGAAGAGAAAAAGCCGGCGGAAGAGAAAGCATTCGCCACCGGCGTGATCGACCTGGGCGTGGTGGTCAGCGATATCGAAGCGTCGGTCAAGTTTTACACCGAGGGGATCGGCTTCACGGAGCAGACGGGCTTCTCGGTTGGCGGCGATTTCGGCCGCGACGCGGGGCTGGCCGATAATGTGCCTCTCGATATCCGCGTGCTGACCCTGGGCGACGAAGCCGGCGGGACGAAACTGAAACTGATGCAAACCCCTGGCGTCAAAAACAAAAAGAGCGACAACACGTTCATCCACAGCCAGCTCGGTTACAGCTATATCACCATCATGGTGACGGACACCACCCAGGCCGTGAAGCGTCTGGCGGCAATTGGCGTCAAACCGCTGGCCAAAGGCCCGGTCGCCCTGCCGAAGGGCTTTCCCGAAGGCATTTATCTGACCGTGGTGCGCGATCCCGATGGGAACGTGGTCGAGCTGGTCGGTCCGAAAAAATAG
- a CDS encoding tagaturonate epimerase family protein, whose amino-acid sequence MNSPTSNRCETLGLAPSFGFGDRIGLATPGHVAAMQRAGAGIEPIFPQQSIREMTRTQRTAQQVMDDALTGAASAGWTGRIGADADHLKTPADVDLTAAVGFTFFTIDPSDAVDQQADDYSEATLRDKFAAARDAAPWYDQYRGKSIPLPTGQTIELDEQACMRAAVKYGPAIAQALALGDHIRSVHEQLGRDYEIELSVDETDQPTTLAEHYIIADQCLRGGMKLVSLAPRFIGELEKGVDYKGDVGALEASLNQHAAIAELLGPYKLSLHSGSDKLSMYPALARATKGRFHVKTAGTSYLEALRVVARHEESLFRRIVQFARQRYDVDKATYHVSATNAAVPTDDGLEATRLEQLYLERWADTPQGAGFTEPGRQILHCTFGSTLTDPELGPAVRSVLESNPDTYTEVLADHFSRHLAALAEGM is encoded by the coding sequence ATGAATTCACCCACTTCCAATCGTTGCGAAACTTTAGGTCTGGCGCCCAGTTTTGGCTTTGGCGATCGCATCGGCCTGGCGACTCCGGGACACGTGGCGGCCATGCAACGCGCCGGGGCCGGCATTGAGCCGATCTTCCCGCAGCAGTCGATCCGCGAGATGACCCGCACCCAGCGGACCGCCCAGCAGGTGATGGACGACGCCCTGACCGGGGCCGCCTCTGCGGGCTGGACCGGCCGTATTGGCGCCGACGCCGATCACCTGAAAACGCCGGCGGACGTCGATCTGACGGCCGCCGTAGGCTTTACCTTTTTCACCATCGATCCGTCCGACGCGGTCGACCAGCAGGCCGACGATTATTCCGAGGCGACGCTCCGCGACAAGTTCGCCGCGGCCCGGGATGCGGCGCCCTGGTACGACCAGTACCGCGGCAAATCGATTCCCTTGCCGACTGGCCAGACGATCGAACTCGACGAGCAGGCCTGCATGCGGGCGGCCGTCAAATACGGTCCCGCGATTGCCCAGGCATTGGCGCTGGGCGACCATATTCGTAGCGTCCATGAGCAGCTGGGACGCGATTATGAGATCGAGCTGTCGGTCGACGAAACCGACCAGCCGACCACGCTGGCCGAGCATTACATCATCGCCGATCAGTGCCTCCGCGGCGGCATGAAACTGGTCAGCCTGGCCCCGCGGTTCATTGGAGAACTGGAAAAAGGGGTCGACTACAAAGGCGACGTCGGCGCGCTGGAAGCCTCCCTCAATCAGCATGCGGCGATCGCCGAGCTGCTGGGGCCGTACAAACTGAGCCTGCATTCCGGATCCGATAAACTGTCCATGTATCCGGCTTTGGCCCGGGCGACAAAGGGCCGGTTCCATGTGAAAACGGCCGGCACCAGTTATCTGGAAGCGCTGCGGGTCGTGGCCCGGCACGAGGAATCGCTGTTTCGCCGGATCGTACAGTTCGCCCGGCAACGGTACGATGTGGACAAAGCGACTTACCATGTTTCGGCCACCAATGCGGCCGTTCCGACGGACGACGGCCTGGAGGCGACGCGGCTGGAACAGCTGTACCTGGAACGCTGGGCCGATACGCCCCAGGGCGCCGGCTTCACGGAGCCGGGCCGGCAGATTTTGCACTGCACGTTCGGCTCCACGCTGACCGATCCCGAACTGGGCCCGGCCGTCCGCTCCGTCCTGGAGTCAAACCCTGACACCTACACCGAGGTGCTGGCCGACCACTTCAGCCGGCACCTGGCCGCCCTGGCCGAAGGCATGTAA
- a CDS encoding zinc-binding alcohol dehydrogenase family protein — translation MKAIRLEEPKNFAQVEVADPGSPGPGQALVRTHRMGICGTDYSGYLGKFPFFKYPRIPGHELGVEVLEVGEGVTQVKPGDRCSVEPYMNCGTCFPCRKGSTNCCESLNVIGVMVDGGLCERFLVRADKLHPSSKLSYEQLALVETLAIGCHATDRGAPKEGDHVLIIGAGPIGLATLEFTRLTGATITVMDMVESRLDFCREKYGVPHTILFQGDGSEVEQIREITGGDKYFVVTDATGNNRSMANAMAYVAPTGTLVYVGITTSEITFLHTALHRPEMTIKGSRNALPADFARIIGLIEDGTIDTQPWITHRVAFDDVIAQFESFTHPESGVIKAVIEVA, via the coding sequence ATGAAAGCCATTCGACTCGAAGAGCCGAAAAATTTTGCCCAGGTCGAAGTCGCCGATCCCGGCTCGCCCGGCCCCGGCCAGGCGCTGGTGCGGACCCATCGCATGGGCATTTGCGGCACCGACTACAGCGGCTATCTGGGGAAATTTCCCTTCTTCAAATACCCGCGCATCCCGGGCCACGAGCTGGGAGTCGAAGTGCTGGAAGTCGGCGAAGGAGTCACCCAGGTCAAGCCGGGCGATCGCTGCAGCGTGGAGCCGTATATGAACTGCGGGACCTGTTTCCCCTGTCGCAAGGGGAGCACCAACTGCTGTGAATCGCTGAACGTGATCGGCGTGATGGTCGACGGCGGCCTGTGTGAGCGGTTCCTGGTCCGGGCCGACAAGCTGCATCCTTCGTCGAAGCTTTCGTACGAACAGCTGGCCCTGGTCGAAACACTGGCGATCGGCTGCCACGCCACCGACCGCGGCGCTCCCAAAGAGGGCGACCATGTGCTGATCATCGGCGCCGGACCGATCGGCCTGGCCACGCTGGAGTTCACCCGGCTGACAGGAGCCACCATCACGGTGATGGATATGGTCGAATCGCGGCTGGACTTCTGCCGCGAGAAATACGGCGTGCCGCATACGATTCTCTTCCAGGGGGACGGCAGCGAGGTCGAGCAGATCCGCGAGATCACCGGCGGCGACAAGTACTTCGTCGTGACCGACGCCACCGGCAACAACCGCTCCATGGCAAACGCCATGGCGTACGTCGCTCCGACCGGCACGCTGGTCTATGTCGGCATTACCACGTCGGAAATTACCTTCCTGCATACGGCCTTGCATCGTCCGGAAATGACCATCAAAGGCTCCCGCAACGCCTTGCCGGCCGACTTTGCCCGGATCATTGGCCTGATTGAAGACGGCACCATCGACACACAGCCCTGGATCACGCACCGCGTCGCGTTCGACGACGTGATCGCCCAGTTTGAATCGTTTACCCATCCCGAATCGGGCGTGATCAAAGCGGTCATTGAAGTTGCCTGA